Genomic segment of Zingiber officinale cultivar Zhangliang chromosome 11B, Zo_v1.1, whole genome shotgun sequence:
tgaTATAATGCATAAAAATTACACATAGAATCAACATAGAATTTCTAATAATACATTACAGTTGAGTTTTGAACTCTAGATTTTTAATTgatgtatttataaaaattattaataaatattaaaattatttttatatgaaaacaaagatattaatataattttattttagattttataaaaggtaaatattaaaattatttttatatgaaaataaaatattaacataattttattttagattttataaaaggtaaatattaaaattatttttatatgaaaataaagatattaacataattttattttaattttataaggAGGGCAGAATCATACTAACATAGTAAGATATATTAGTATTATTTTTAAGGTTGAAATATTATTTGTAGAAATTAATTTATAGTTTCTGCAtgattaaataatataaaaaaaaaatggatcGAGCATATTAAATGGAATGTCTATTAGACTTTATAATTGAAAAGGGAGGTTTatctttttgattttgttttccaaaaaagaACATACCGAATCATTAGTTGCCCGAAAACCGAACTATTTACTGCCAATTCTATTCCAATACTTACAATTCCAATCGAATCCTCTCCCTTCCGTCTTCCCTTCGCACCACCGCTCCCTTCTCCAGGTCTCCTGCACCGATTTGGATCGAGATTTCGGTTGATTTGAAGTTCCCTCTTTTCGCCTCCATTCGGGATGTCGAGCGGCGGCCAGTCGTCTCGACTCATCGACGAGCTCTGTGCCATGCTCGCCCCCCTCCTGCACGCTCCCCGCCTCACCGTGCCTCCCGTCGACGTGCCCACCCGGCCCCGGACGCCGAGGCGGTTCCCGCCAGTCCGGATCTCGCCCACGGGGTTCGCCTTGCGCCTCCTCGGTGCGTCCCTCGCGCTTATGATCTGCggctccttcatcttcttcatcgggTTCTTGTTGATGCCCTGGATCTTGGGTCTCGTCTTTGTGTTCTACTTCGCCGGGATCTTATCGTACTTGCCCGGAATTGGGAAAGTCATACTTTTCCCCAAACGTGACTCCTCTAGCCCCAAGGAGATGTCAGGTAAATGTCTTGAAACTGCCTTTTATTCTTCTTCAGAATCGACCTGTTTCTTCCCCGATGATTAGTCATCGGTTTCAATTGTGCTTGAAGTTGTGGATTCTAATTATAGTGTCATGCCCTAAGCAATTCCCTAGCTGCATAGTTTTATCTACTTGCAATCCATTCATCTCgtcaagaaaaggaagaaaagggAAAATTTTCCCAAATAATCAGTGGATCTTTATGTGCAATGCCATGTAGACGGTGGTCGAATATGCAAAagctactttaaaaaaaaaaatcttcttttcCTTGAAATTTAATCTTCTCTCCTTTTGTCCGTGATTATGTACACTATTTTGGACTTTTAATTATCCAGAGTGATGCTTTTACACAGTTTGCTGAGGTATTTATTTGTGCGGTTATTGTCAATGCAAGCGCATTTTGGTTAAACGTAATGTGATTCCCTTATTATCTTTTCATGGCGGAGGTGGAACACATtgatttggtttttttttttcatattatgtCATTTTTCATGGCGTCTTGGACCACTCTTGTAAAATGGTTGGAGAGCTCCTTTAAATTTCTCTATGGAAACAAAGAATGATATACAAAATACTGAAAGGCTCTAAAGCAACATCTTCGTTTCtaccttttatagttttttaCCTAACCTGAGCTAGTGAATTAAAAAAGTTTCATGAGCCACTAGGAAATCCCTCTGGTATACTGATTTAGGAGTGGttatctctctttctctctctagaTTTTTCCCTTAAAATAATGTTCAGTTCATTAGGCATCTTTGATGTTGTGAAATTTTATTTCATCTGGAAGTACGTTTGGTTAAAATATTGTCTATGCAAGCATCCTAGTTTGTTTGCCTGTCTTGAAATCTTTCACATGCTTTTATATGAAGTATGAACAGGTTGACCGTCTTTTTGTTCTTTTAGTAATGTGATGCGGTGCCAATAGTATCATTTTATGAATTCTCTTTCTGTACCCTTCATGGGGATCTTTTTAGCATGACCATCTCTTTCATGCCTATTGTGCAGTATAGCATTTCATGCCGTGTGAGTTCCAAAATGTTTGTAGATCTTCTTTTTACATTTTCCCATAGGCACACAAATAAATATGCCTTTTCCAAAGCATGTCCTTTTTGCAGTTTCGCATAACTATGATTGAGAGAAGTACTATAGTTGCATGAGCCAtttctaattttcttttatttgatttGCCAATCATGCGAGTAGTTATCTCTTTCGTGTATGTTGATGATTATTAAACAGGATCTGCAAATCTGCAACTAATTTATGATTAGTTAATCTCCAATttattggatgtcaaatttctTATTTAACTTTCTAGAACTTTTATCTCTATCCATCTCTCATATCCAAGTCTGAGTGCGAAGTTTCCCAGGCTGCCTATTTTGTATTTATTCCTTTACTTGGTTGTGTCAACACCCTTCTTATCTTGTTGATATGTTGAGGCTCTCACCCACCCATTCCACCACCACCACAGAGTCTGAATTTTTTTTTGGATGAAAATAGGGAATGCTGAAGCAAAGTCTAACGATTGGACATTATGACCTATCGAACAATatgccacaattgtaactcataGTACACTCCTAGTGTTAAGCTTTCAATGAGTGTATTAAATTGGTTGACTCTTTTTGTAGCAATTAATATCAATGTTCTGTTACCATGTCATAGAGGATGGCTTGGGTTTTATTCCATTAACGAGTGAGTCTCATTTGGTACTTAATGAATCATTGCTGAATGACGAGGTAATCAGAGATTCATGTGGGTACAGAACAATCATCAACACATGTTGCCTGGTATGGTTATTTGGACTTGCCTATTGGAACTTTCT
This window contains:
- the LOC122033310 gene encoding uncharacterized protein LOC122033310, yielding MSSGGQSSRLIDELCAMLAPLLHAPRLTVPPVDVPTRPRTPRRFPPVRISPTGFALRLLGASLALMICGSFIFFIGFLLMPWILGLVFVFYFAGILSYLPGIGKVILFPKRDSSSPKEMSGSVFSKPPTA